Proteins co-encoded in one Scyliorhinus torazame isolate Kashiwa2021f chromosome 31, sScyTor2.1, whole genome shotgun sequence genomic window:
- the LOC140404665 gene encoding P2Y purinoceptor 3-like, with amino-acid sequence MNENAPSPMVDNGSSEELPQNASNSCNKDESYKYVFLPVCYTYTCILSLVLNSIILCSILKRRKEWNCSLIYMFNLALTDFMYGLSLPVLIASYIMHDVWVFGDFTCRLVRFLFYFNLYCSIFFLTCISFHRYLGICHPMKTITMETKKTARVVCVLVWLVVLALTCPIFHFAKTAPFNNATNCWDDALDTEYPHYVPYGIILHSVGFFLPFSIIAWCYSRVIKTIFKTINNQEFKSAVPGLEKRRKSIKTIVTITLLFALCFFPFHVTKTIFLINKAVPDVACTTKRVVTICYKVTRPLASFNAWLNALLYFLTKDKWPQNCLKAKKETEDSKSSWNIFRPFNHLTSPS; translated from the coding sequence ATGAATGAAAATGCTCCAAGCCCGATGGTTGACAATGGTTCAAGCGAGGAGCTCCCTCAGAACGCCTCAAACTCCTGTAACAAGGATGAATCATACAAGTATGTCTTCCTGCCTGTCTGCTACACCTACACTTGCATCCTCAGCCTGGTGCTGAATTCCATCATCCTTTGCAGCATTCTCAAACGACGGAAGGAGTGGAACTGCTCCCTCATCTACATGTTTAACTTGGCGCTGACTGACTTCATGTATGGCCTGTCACTGCCGGTCCTCATTGCCAGCTACATCATGCATGACGTCTGGGTCTTTGGAGACTTTACCTGCCGCCTTGTCCGCTTCCTCTTCTATTTCAACCTCTATTGCAGCATCTTCTTCCTGACCTGCATCAGCTTCCACCGCTACCTGGGCATCTGCCATCCCATGAAGACCATCACCATGGAGACCAAGAAGACGGCCAGGGTGGTCTGCGTGCTGGTGTGGCTGGTGGTCCTGGCTCTCACCTGCCCCATCTTCCATTTCGCCAAGACCGCCCCCTTCAACAACGCCACCAACTGCTGGGACGACGCCCTCGACACCGAGTACCCGCATTACGTGCCCTACGGGATCATCCTGCACTCGGTCGGGTTCTTCCTGCCCTTCTCCATCATCGCCTGGTGTTACTCCCGCGTGATCAAGACCATCTTCAAGACCATCAACAACCAGGAGTTCAAGTCTGCCGTCCCAGGCTTGGAGAAGAGGCGCAAGTCCATCAAAACCATTGTGACCATCACCCTCCTCTTTGCTCTCTGCTTCTTCCCATTCCACGTGACCAAGACCATCTTCCTGATCAACAAGGCCGTCCCTGACGTGGCCTGCACCACCAAGCGGGTTGTGACCATCTGCTATAAGGTCACCAGGCCCTTGGCCAGCTTCAACGCCTGGCTCAATGCCCTCCTCTACTTTCTCACCAAGGACAAGTGGCCGCAGAACTGCCTGAAGGCCAAGAAGGAGACTGAGGATTCCAAATCCTCGTGGAACATTTTCAGACCGTTCAACCACCTGACGTCGCCTTCCTGA